A segment of the Deltaproteobacteria bacterium genome:
TCTCGAGGCGCGCCAGGTTGGCGCCCAGGCAGAAGTGGTGCCCGATGCCGAAGGCGAGGTGCTCGTTCGGCGTGCGGCCGACGTCGAAGCGGTCGGCGTGCGGGAAGACCTCCTCGTCGCGGTTGGCCGAGCCGTACCAGACGGTCAGCTTGTCGCCCTCGCGGATCGGCTGGCCGCGGAGCTCCGCGTCGCGCGTCGCGGTGCGCCGGAAGTACATGACCGGGGAGACCCAGCGCAGCATCTCCTCGACCGCGGTCGGCATGAGGGACGGGTCGGCGAGCAGCCGCCGGCGCTCGGCCGGATGCTGCATCAGGGCGAGCATGCCGCCCGAGATCAGGTTGCGCGTCGTCTCGTTGCCCGCCACCGCGAGCAGCAGGAAGAAGGAGTCGAACTCCACCTCGGTCAGCTTCTCGCCGTCCACCTCGGCCGCCATGAGGACGCTCACGAGATCGTCGCGCGGGCTCTTCTTCCGCTCGACGGCGAGCTGGTTGGCGTACATGTACATCTGCATCGAGGCGATCTTCCCGACCTCCGCGCCGGCGCCCCCGTACTCGGGGTCGTCGAAGCCGATCATGTCGTTGCTCCACTTGAAGATCAGGTGCCGGTCCGCGAGCGGGATGCCGATCATCTCGGCGATCACCTGGAGCGGCAGCTCGGCCGCGATCTCGGCGACGAAGTCGCACTCGCCGCGCGCCACGACCGCGTCGATGATCCGGGTCGCCATGTCGCGGATGTGGGGCGCCAGGCGGTTCGTCATCTTGGGCGAGAAGCCCATGTTCACGAGCCGGCGGAAGCGCGTGTGGCGGGGTGCGTCCATGTTGATCAGCTGCGACCGGATCGCCTCCCGCTCGGGCTCGTCGAACTCCCGGATGAGCGTGCCGCCGCGGGCCGACGAGAACGTCTTCGAGTCGAGCTGGACGGCCAGCACGTCGTGGTACTTGGAGATCACCCAGAAG
Coding sequences within it:
- a CDS encoding cytochrome P450 is translated as MRLPGVDLANPDLFVAGWPHEAFALLRAKAPVYWHEEPNGPGFWVISKYHDVLAVQLDSKTFSSARGGTLIREFDEPEREAIRSQLINMDAPRHTRFRRLVNMGFSPKMTNRLAPHIRDMATRIIDAVVARGECDFVAEIAAELPLQVIAEMIGIPLADRHLIFKWSNDMIGFDDPEYGGAGAEVGKIASMQMYMYANQLAVERKKSPRDDLVSVLMAAEVDGEKLTEVEFDSFFLLLAVAGNETTRNLISGGMLALMQHPAERRRLLADPSLMPTAVEEMLRWVSPVMYFRRTATRDAELRGQPIREGDKLTVWYGSANRDEEVFPHADRFDVGRTPNEHLAFGIGHHFCLGANLARLEIQIMFEELLRRLPDIELAGPVERLRSNFINGIKRMPVRFTPERS